The Pseudomonas pergaminensis nucleotide sequence TCTACAGCCTGGCCGCGCCACGCCGTACCGACCCGCAAGGCGTGGTGCACAACTCCACCCTCAAGCCGATCGGCAAGGCCGTGACCCTGCGCGGCATCAACACCGACAAAGGCGTTGTGGTCGACACCACCCTTGAGCCCGCCACCCAGGAAGAAATCGACGGCACCGTGAAAGTCATGGGCGGCGAAGACTGGCAGCTGTGGATCGACGCCCTGCGTGACGCCGACGTCCTGGCCGAAGGCGCCAAGACCACCGCGTTCACCTACCTCGGTGAAAAGCTGACCCAGGACATCTACTGGAACGGCTCCATCGGCGAAGCCAAGAAAGACCTCGACAAGAAAGTCCTGACCCTGCGCGACAACCTCGCGGCACTCAAGGGCGACGCCCGTGTGTCGGTACTCAAGGCCGTGGTCACCCAGGCCAGCTCGGCGATCCCGATCATGCCGCTGTACCTGTCGCTGCTGTTCAAGGTGATGAAAGAGCAGGGCACCCACGAAGGTTGCATCGAGCAAGTCTACGGCCTGTTCAAGGACAGCCTGTACGGCAAAGAGCCTAAGCTCGACGCCGACGGCCGCCTGCGTGCCGACCTGGCCGAGCTGGAACCCAAAGTCCAGGACGCCGTGGCAGCACTGTGGAACCAGGTCACCGACGACAACGTCAACGAGATCAGCGATTTTGCCGGCTACAAGGCGGAATTCCTGCGTTTGTTCGGTTTTGAAGTCGCTGGCGTCGATTACGAAGCGGATGTAAACCCGACCGTCAAGATCAATGGCCTGATCCAGGCCTGAACACGGCCGAACCTGTAGCAACTGGCTTGCTGCGAGAGCCGGGCTTGCCCGCGATGCAGGCACCGAGGTGTAGCTGATACACCTCGGTGATGTCATCGCAGGCAAGCCAGCTCCCACACCCACCCTTTCCGCCAGTTGATCTGTTTGTTATTCAGAGCCCTCCTACGCGTCAACGCGTGACCCCTGCCGACCAGAATCTGCCAGACTTCATCCGCTATCACTCACGCTAACGGAGGATCTGATGACGATTCGTGCAGTAGTTTTTGATTTCGGCGGTGTCCTGTTCGATTGGAACCCGCATCACCTGTATCGCAAGCTGATTGCCGACGACCGTGAGCGGCAATGGTTTCTCGACAACATCTGCACCCAGGCCTGGAACACCGAGCAGGACGCTGGCCGCACCCTGGCAGATGGCACCCGCAGCCTGATCGAGCAACATCCCCATCATGAGCGCCTGATCCAGGCCTATTACGACCGTTGGCACGAAATGCTGCGTGGCCCGTTGCCAGACGGCGTGGCGATCCTCAACGCGTTGCACCAGGCCGACATGCCGCTGTTCGGGCTTACCAACTGGTCTGCCGAGACGTTCCCCTATGCGCGGGCCAATTACCCGTTCCTGCAGTACTTTCGCGACATCCTGGTGTCCGGCGAGCTGAAGCTGATCAAGCCGGATGCGTCGATCTATCACGCCAGCCTCAGCCAGGTACGCGCCCACTTGCCGGATATCCAGCCGGCTGAAGTGGTGTTTATCGACGATGTTGCCGGCAATATCGAAGCGGCGGTTGCCTTGGGTTGGCAGGGGATTCACCACGTATCGGCCGAGCGTACGGCGGCGCGCCTGCGCGAATTAGGCGTGGACTACTAGCGCGCCCAC carries:
- a CDS encoding HAD family hydrolase yields the protein MTIRAVVFDFGGVLFDWNPHHLYRKLIADDRERQWFLDNICTQAWNTEQDAGRTLADGTRSLIEQHPHHERLIQAYYDRWHEMLRGPLPDGVAILNALHQADMPLFGLTNWSAETFPYARANYPFLQYFRDILVSGELKLIKPDASIYHASLSQVRAHLPDIQPAEVVFIDDVAGNIEAAVALGWQGIHHVSAERTAARLRELGVDY
- the fabV gene encoding enoyl-ACP reductase FabV, producing the protein MIIKPRVRGFICVTAHPVGCEANVKEQIDYVTQHGVIEGGPKKVLVLGASTGYGLAARISAAFGCGADTLGVFFEKEGEEGKLSSAGWYNSAAFEKFAVEKGLYAKSINGDAFSDEIKRLTIETIKKDLGKIDLVVYSLAAPRRTDPQGVVHNSTLKPIGKAVTLRGINTDKGVVVDTTLEPATQEEIDGTVKVMGGEDWQLWIDALRDADVLAEGAKTTAFTYLGEKLTQDIYWNGSIGEAKKDLDKKVLTLRDNLAALKGDARVSVLKAVVTQASSAIPIMPLYLSLLFKVMKEQGTHEGCIEQVYGLFKDSLYGKEPKLDADGRLRADLAELEPKVQDAVAALWNQVTDDNVNEISDFAGYKAEFLRLFGFEVAGVDYEADVNPTVKINGLIQA